In bacterium, one genomic interval encodes:
- a CDS encoding tryptophanase, with protein GRAAEHIISKILVKPGDVIPGNMYFTTTRLHQELAGGTFVDVIVDEAHDPDNEHPFKGDIDLQKLETVIKKYGPDKVPYVCVATAVNMAGGQPISLTNLKAVRSLTQKYGIRIIHDMTRVAENAYFIKEREPGYGDKSIKEIVKEICSLTDGATMSAKKDALVNIGGFLAVNDWDVFEEARNLVVVYEGLHTYGGLAGRDMEAMAIGIGESVDWDHIKARVGQVIYLGNKLLDMGVPIVKPIGSHGVFLNAKKFLPHLKQDSFPAQALAAEIYLDSGVRSMERGIVSAGRNKETGDHYYPKLELVRLTVPRRVYTQAHMDVVAESIEEVYAKRDKVKGLKMVYEPKYLRFFQARFEPLG; from the coding sequence AGGGCCGCGCCGCCGAGCACATCATCTCCAAAATCCTTGTCAAACCGGGCGATGTCATCCCGGGCAATATGTACTTTACCACCACCCGCCTGCATCAGGAGCTGGCCGGCGGCACCTTTGTCGATGTCATCGTCGACGAGGCCCACGATCCGGATAACGAGCATCCGTTCAAGGGCGACATCGATCTGCAAAAGCTGGAGACCGTGATCAAAAAATACGGGCCGGATAAAGTCCCCTACGTTTGTGTGGCCACCGCGGTCAACATGGCCGGCGGCCAGCCCATCTCACTGACCAACCTCAAAGCGGTGCGCAGCCTGACGCAGAAATACGGCATCCGCATCATCCACGACATGACACGGGTGGCGGAAAACGCCTACTTTATCAAAGAACGCGAACCGGGCTATGGCGACAAATCTATCAAAGAGATCGTCAAAGAGATCTGCTCCCTCACCGACGGTGCAACCATGAGCGCTAAAAAGGATGCGCTGGTCAACATCGGCGGTTTTCTCGCTGTCAACGATTGGGATGTGTTTGAGGAAGCGCGCAATCTGGTGGTGGTCTATGAGGGTCTGCACACCTATGGCGGACTGGCCGGACGCGACATGGAGGCCATGGCCATCGGCATCGGCGAGTCGGTGGATTGGGATCACATCAAGGCGCGTGTGGGACAGGTAATCTATCTCGGCAACAAACTGCTGGACATGGGCGTGCCCATCGTCAAGCCCATCGGCAGTCATGGCGTGTTTCTGAATGCGAAAAAATTTCTCCCTCATCTGAAACAGGACAGCTTTCCGGCCCAGGCGCTGGCCGCCGAGATCTATCTCGATTCCGGCGTGCGCAGCATGGAGCGGGGCATCGTCTCCGCCGGCCGCAACAAGGAAACCGGCGATCACTATTACCCGAAACTGGAACTCGTGCGCCTCACCGTTCCGCGCCGGGTCTACACCCAAGCCCACATGGACGTGGTCGCTGAGTCGATCGAAGAAGTGTATGCGAAACGGGATAAGGTCAAAGGCTTAAAGATGGTGTACGAGCCCAAGTACTTGCGCTTTTTCCAGGCCCGGTTTGAGCCGCTGGGATGA